The segment GCAGAGTTTTTTCTAAAGCGCGATAAAGGGCTTGATGAAATTATTGAGAAAGCAAAGCCTGTTATGGATGATATGAAGGTTATTGTGGAAAATTTAAGAATAATTACCGATAAGCTCGCAGATGACAACGGCTCTTTTAATATTTTTATGAGAGGACTTGCCGCATTAGGCTCTGACCTTCAAAATAAGGAAGGCTCAATGGGGTATTTGTTAAGGAGCGACTATCTTAAAGATGAAACTGCTAAAATAATTTTAAAGCTTACAGATTTTCAGGATAAACTTAATAAAGTGGCTTCAAATGCCGTAAATACTACCGATGAATTAGATCGTAAAATTAAAGCTTTTGATATTGAAAATGTCAATCAGTTGATAGGGATTTCCAAAAAACTTGCAGAAAACATAAACGATAAGGTTGCAAAAATTGACCCTATTTTGGCAAATGTAAGTAAAATATCAAAAGATGTGAGTGAAGCAACTGACAATGTGAGCCAAATGAGAAGGGATGTAGATTATATACTTAATAATACCAATGAGTTGATTCTGAATCTTGGTGATAAGTGGCCTTTTAATGCAGATAATGAAAAAGAAGTGAGGAAGCTTAAGATACCGTGAAAAAGTTAAGTACAGTACTTATAATTATTTTTATACTTTTTGGTTGCTCTTCTAAAAAGATTTCCCCGGTATTTCTTGAAGGGGAGGGCTTGTTTGAAAAATATATAGATAATTATTTAAAAGGGAAACAAGTCTCTGAAGTTTATTTTGATAAGGCGGTAAATGTATTTCAGAGGGCAGATGATTTTTGCAATATTAGCCGTTTGTATATAGCAAAATTTGTTTTAAATGAAGAAAGTAATGATATAAAATCTTTGGAGAGTGCCAAGTTTTTTGCTGACACAGGTAAATGTGGTGATGAGCAAAATATAATAAATTATCTAACAGATAAAGAGTACATTCTTGAAAAATTGCCTGACCACTACCAAAAGTATATTAGATTTAGAAACTCAAAAAAATATGAAGAATTATTAGATGATTTAAAAGATGCTCCGGAATATTTTAAAAGCAGAGTGTTGCGTAAAACTGCAAATGAATTAGAGTCAAACAATTCTCTTATATTAATAGATGAAGCGTATAAAATTGATAAGTTTAACGGATGGACTTTAAATATTTATAGAGACTTGAAAATAAAGAGGGATATTTTAGTGAAAATTGGTAGTGACATCTCAGAAATTGATTTAAGGATTAATAATCTGGAACATATTCTAATGATTAAAAATTAATCAGCAGTGATTAAAAAGAGTGCGTCTATGTTTATGATACCTATTAATTACAGTAAAATTTAATACAAAAAG is part of the Deferrivibrio essentukiensis genome and harbors:
- a CDS encoding MlaD family protein; this encodes MADPRFKNLEFKVGLFVLAAFTIIAVVFVLIGINKKVFVKKTKIFINSSSGEGVKKGMPVIFSGFQIARVDSVNLKDTGEVVMKVSIPNNYAKWIKVDSTAKLASQNFIGSSSIVFEGGAGEQIKDGAEFFLKRDKGLDEIIEKAKPVMDDMKVIVENLRIITDKLADDNGSFNIFMRGLAALGSDLQNKEGSMGYLLRSDYLKDETAKIILKLTDFQDKLNKVASNAVNTTDELDRKIKAFDIENVNQLIGISKKLAENINDKVAKIDPILANVSKISKDVSEATDNVSQMRRDVDYILNNTNELILNLGDKWPFNADNEKEVRKLKIP